A genomic stretch from Erwinia sp. E_sp_B01_1 includes:
- a CDS encoding ABC transporter permease: MSRTEYIYHRVVVLLVFLILALPLVATLLYALASRWGATILPDGFTLKWMIQLWSDPRFLVALGHSLLICFGALFFSLLLVLPTMFVIAYYFPKLDAVMNVLILMPFAVPPVVSSVGLLQLYSEPPLMLTGTPWILIGCYFTIALPFIYRAISNNMQAINMRELMDAAALLGASTWQAALLVVLPNLRKGALIAVLLSFSFLIGEFVFANMLVGTSYETLQVYLYNVRNASGHFSSALVISYFFVVLLVTWLANVLNRERG, encoded by the coding sequence ACGGAATATATTTATCACCGGGTGGTCGTCTTGCTGGTTTTTCTAATCCTGGCGCTGCCCCTGGTGGCGACGTTGCTTTACGCCCTGGCTTCGCGTTGGGGAGCCACCATCCTGCCCGATGGCTTTACGCTTAAATGGATGATCCAGTTGTGGAGCGATCCGCGTTTCCTGGTGGCCCTGGGCCATTCGCTACTGATCTGCTTTGGCGCGCTGTTCTTCTCGCTACTGCTGGTGTTGCCGACAATGTTTGTGATCGCTTACTACTTTCCCAAGCTGGATGCGGTGATGAACGTGCTGATCCTGATGCCGTTTGCCGTGCCGCCGGTGGTCTCCTCAGTCGGGCTGCTGCAACTCTATTCCGAACCGCCGCTGATGTTGACCGGCACGCCGTGGATCCTGATCGGCTGCTACTTCACCATCGCGCTGCCGTTTATTTACCGGGCAATTTCAAACAACATGCAGGCGATCAACATGCGCGAACTGATGGATGCTGCCGCGCTGTTAGGAGCCAGTACCTGGCAGGCCGCCCTGCTGGTGGTTCTGCCTAATCTGCGCAAAGGCGCGCTGATTGCGGTGCTGCTCTCTTTCTCCTTCTTAATCGGTGAGTTTGTGTTCGCTAACATGCTGGTCGGCACCAGCTATGAAACCCTCCAGGTCTATTTGTACAACGTGCGTAATGCCAGCGGTCACTTCAGCAGTGCGCTGGTGATCTCCTATTTCTTTGTTGTCCTGCTGGTAACCTGGCTGGCGAACGTCCTGAACCGCGAGAGAGGCTGA